The Arachis hypogaea cultivar Tifrunner chromosome 16, arahy.Tifrunner.gnm2.J5K5, whole genome shotgun sequence genome contains a region encoding:
- the LOC112697632 gene encoding U-box domain-containing protein 52-like isoform X3: MKEAVIHDSDPVKAIIEYAERNRVHTLVLGAPTGSNKKNTLAKSLSLQFTKSSSKKVKGIEVATGVMRAVPEYISVYVIKKGKIVAARASTHPLIGATPPRQSSVDSLQYDLENKRASLVPPQLIRGLSTNSCSRSERIMNDNMRRRFSRLDSMAESVDLTSYRQRLSMTHDESSKAFDFNYSPSNWVIDDSSDKISPITNSPQTLKSSRSKREKSDVEAEMNQLKQMLKQTMDLYSVACKEAIAAQNKVREINQWKLKEAPKIEQARLAEEAAMALAEEEKAKAKAAMEKADEAMKMAEEEAKKRAEAERKAKLEAEEKERALNVLAYKDFRYRKYTIGDIEKATNNFSLSLRIGEGGYGPVFKGQLDHTPVAIKILRPDASQGRRQFHQEVEVLCSIRHPNMVLLLGACPDYGCLVYEFMDNGSLEDRLIRKNNTPPLSWPKRFEIAAEIATALLFLHQAKPEPIVHRDLKPANILLDRNFVSKISDVGLARLVPPSVADSVTQYYMTTAAGTMHYIDPEYQQTGKLRTKSDVYSLGIMLLQIITAKPPLGLTHQVKRAIEKGQFSNILDPSINDWPVEEALSFAKLALQCSELRKKDRPDLGTVVVPELDRLRNFGYESIGHNNILPFSNFYHATSLLPPRSPTQVINNI, translated from the exons ATGAAAGAAGCTGTAATACATGATAGTGATCCTGTTAAAGCAATAATAGAATATGCAGAAAGGAATCGTGTTCATACCCTTGTTCTTGGTGCACCCACCGgctccaacaagaagaacacTTTGGCAAAATCTCTCTCTCTTCAATTCACTAAGTCATCAAGCAA GAAAGTGAAAGGCATAGAAGTAGCAACAGGTGTAATGAGAGCAGTCCCAGAATACATATCAGTGTATGTAATTAAAAAGGGAAAGATAGTGGCAGCAAGAGCATCAACACACCCATTGATTGGGGCAACACCACCAAGACAATCTAGTGTTGATTCTCTTCAATATGACTTGGAAAATAAAAG GGCATCATTAGTACCACCACAATTGATTAGAGGATTAAGCACCAACAGTTGTAGTAGATCTGAAAGAATAATGAATGATAACATGAGAAGGAGATTTTCAAGGTTGGATTCAATGGCGGAGAGCGTTGACCTAACTAGTTATCGACAAAGGTTATCAATGACCCATGATGAATCATCAAAAGCCTTTGACTTCAATTACTCTCCTTCTAATTGGGTCATTGATGATTCTTCCGACAAAATATCTCCTATCACAAATTCCCCCCAAACGTTGAAAAGCTCAAGATCCAAAAGAGAAAAG AGTGACGTTGAAGCTGAGATGAATCAATTGAAGCAAATGCTGAAGCAAACTATGGACTTGTACAGTGTAGCTTGCAAAGAAGCAATTGCAGCCCAAAATAAG GTTAGAGAAATTAATCAATGGAAATTGAAAGAGGCGCCTAAGATTGAGCAAGCTAGGCTAGCCGAAGAGGCGGCCATGGCGCTAGCCGAGGAGGAGAAGGCTAAGGCGAAGGCGGCGATGGAAAAGGCAGATGAAGCCATGAaaatggctgaagaagaagcaaaGAAAAGAGCAGAAGCAGAGAGGAAGGCTAAACTGGAGgcagaagagaaagagagggccTTAAATGTTTTGGCTTATAAGGATTTTAGGTACAGGAAATACACCATTGGGGACATTGAAAAAGCTACTAATAATTTCTCCCTATCATTGAGAATTGGTGAAGGTGGATATGGACCTGTCTTTAAAGGCCAACTTGATCATACCCCTGTTGCTATCAAAATTCTGAGACCTGATGCTTCACAGGGCAGGAGACAGTTTCATCAAGAG GTTGAGGTATTATGCAGCATTAGGCATCCTAATATGGTCCTTCTCCTTGGTGCTTGCCCTGACTATGGATGCTTAGTGTATGAATTCATGGATAATGGTAGCTTAGAAGATAGACTAATCCGAAAAAATAATACCCCTCCTCTCTCATGGCCAAAACGGTTTGAAATAGCGGCCGAGATAGCGACCGCGCTACTCTTTCTTCATCAGGCTAAACCGGAGCCAATCGTACACCGAGATCTTAAACCGGCCAACATTCTCCTCGACCGGAATTTCGTAAGCAAAATAAGTGACGTCGGCCTAGCCAGACTAGTGCCGCCGTCCGTGGCCGACTCCGTGACACAATACTACATGACCACGGCCGCCGGCACCATGCATTATATTGATCCGGAGTACCAACAAACCGGAAAACTAAGAACAAAATCGGATGTATACTCATTGGGAATAATGTTACTTCAAATAATAACGGCTAAGCCTCCATTAGGGTTAACTCATCAAGTTAAAAGGGCAATTGAAAAGGGTCAATTTTCTAATATTCTCGATCCTTCCATAAATGATTGGCCAGTTGAAGAGGCACTAAGCTTTGCTAAATTGGCATTGCAATGTTCGGAGCTAAGAAAAAAAGATAGGCCAGATCTTGGAACAGTTGTAGTGCCAGAATTGGATCGTTTAAGAAACTTTGGATATGAATCAATTGGCCATAACAATATTCTTCCTTTTAGCAACTTCTATCATGCAACATCATTACTCCCACCTCGTTCACCTACACAAGTCATCAACAATATTTAA
- the LOC112697632 gene encoding U-box domain-containing protein 52-like isoform X1: MPRLLTMVAVDKDKNSVDAFRWATENIDNPIVIAVHVKDKEIPHQGKNVFPPDEEDLENIFNQLRQECHPKVLKMKEAVIHDSDPVKAIIEYAERNRVHTLVLGAPTGSNKKNTLAKSLSLQFTKSSSKKVKGIEVATGVMRAVPEYISVYVIKKGKIVAARASTHPLIGATPPRQSSVDSLQYDLENKRASLVPPQLIRGLSTNSCSRSERIMNDNMRRRFSRLDSMAESVDLTSYRQRLSMTHDESSKAFDFNYSPSNWVIDDSSDKISPITNSPQTLKSSRSKREKSDVEAEMNQLKQMLKQTMDLYSVACKEAIAAQNKVREINQWKLKEAPKIEQARLAEEAAMALAEEEKAKAKAAMEKADEAMKMAEEEAKKRAEAERKAKLEAEEKERALNVLAYKDFRYRKYTIGDIEKATNNFSLSLRIGEGGYGPVFKGQLDHTPVAIKILRPDASQGRRQFHQEVEVLCSIRHPNMVLLLGACPDYGCLVYEFMDNGSLEDRLIRKNNTPPLSWPKRFEIAAEIATALLFLHQAKPEPIVHRDLKPANILLDRNFVSKISDVGLARLVPPSVADSVTQYYMTTAAGTMHYIDPEYQQTGKLRTKSDVYSLGIMLLQIITAKPPLGLTHQVKRAIEKGQFSNILDPSINDWPVEEALSFAKLALQCSELRKKDRPDLGTVVVPELDRLRNFGYESIGHNNILPFSNFYHATSLLPPRSPTQVINNI, from the exons ATGCCTCGATTATTAACGATGGTGGCTGTAGACAAAGATAAGAACAGTGTTGATGCATTTCGTTGGGCCACTGAGAATATTGATAATCCAATCGTCATTGCTGTTCATGTCAAGGATAAAGAAATTCCTCATC AGGGCAAGAATGTTTTCCCACCTGACGAAGAAGATTtagaaaatattttcaatcaattgCGTCAAGAGTGTCATCCTAAAGTC CTAAAGATGAAAGAAGCTGTAATACATGATAGTGATCCTGTTAAAGCAATAATAGAATATGCAGAAAGGAATCGTGTTCATACCCTTGTTCTTGGTGCACCCACCGgctccaacaagaagaacacTTTGGCAAAATCTCTCTCTCTTCAATTCACTAAGTCATCAAGCAA GAAAGTGAAAGGCATAGAAGTAGCAACAGGTGTAATGAGAGCAGTCCCAGAATACATATCAGTGTATGTAATTAAAAAGGGAAAGATAGTGGCAGCAAGAGCATCAACACACCCATTGATTGGGGCAACACCACCAAGACAATCTAGTGTTGATTCTCTTCAATATGACTTGGAAAATAAAAG GGCATCATTAGTACCACCACAATTGATTAGAGGATTAAGCACCAACAGTTGTAGTAGATCTGAAAGAATAATGAATGATAACATGAGAAGGAGATTTTCAAGGTTGGATTCAATGGCGGAGAGCGTTGACCTAACTAGTTATCGACAAAGGTTATCAATGACCCATGATGAATCATCAAAAGCCTTTGACTTCAATTACTCTCCTTCTAATTGGGTCATTGATGATTCTTCCGACAAAATATCTCCTATCACAAATTCCCCCCAAACGTTGAAAAGCTCAAGATCCAAAAGAGAAAAG AGTGACGTTGAAGCTGAGATGAATCAATTGAAGCAAATGCTGAAGCAAACTATGGACTTGTACAGTGTAGCTTGCAAAGAAGCAATTGCAGCCCAAAATAAG GTTAGAGAAATTAATCAATGGAAATTGAAAGAGGCGCCTAAGATTGAGCAAGCTAGGCTAGCCGAAGAGGCGGCCATGGCGCTAGCCGAGGAGGAGAAGGCTAAGGCGAAGGCGGCGATGGAAAAGGCAGATGAAGCCATGAaaatggctgaagaagaagcaaaGAAAAGAGCAGAAGCAGAGAGGAAGGCTAAACTGGAGgcagaagagaaagagagggccTTAAATGTTTTGGCTTATAAGGATTTTAGGTACAGGAAATACACCATTGGGGACATTGAAAAAGCTACTAATAATTTCTCCCTATCATTGAGAATTGGTGAAGGTGGATATGGACCTGTCTTTAAAGGCCAACTTGATCATACCCCTGTTGCTATCAAAATTCTGAGACCTGATGCTTCACAGGGCAGGAGACAGTTTCATCAAGAG GTTGAGGTATTATGCAGCATTAGGCATCCTAATATGGTCCTTCTCCTTGGTGCTTGCCCTGACTATGGATGCTTAGTGTATGAATTCATGGATAATGGTAGCTTAGAAGATAGACTAATCCGAAAAAATAATACCCCTCCTCTCTCATGGCCAAAACGGTTTGAAATAGCGGCCGAGATAGCGACCGCGCTACTCTTTCTTCATCAGGCTAAACCGGAGCCAATCGTACACCGAGATCTTAAACCGGCCAACATTCTCCTCGACCGGAATTTCGTAAGCAAAATAAGTGACGTCGGCCTAGCCAGACTAGTGCCGCCGTCCGTGGCCGACTCCGTGACACAATACTACATGACCACGGCCGCCGGCACCATGCATTATATTGATCCGGAGTACCAACAAACCGGAAAACTAAGAACAAAATCGGATGTATACTCATTGGGAATAATGTTACTTCAAATAATAACGGCTAAGCCTCCATTAGGGTTAACTCATCAAGTTAAAAGGGCAATTGAAAAGGGTCAATTTTCTAATATTCTCGATCCTTCCATAAATGATTGGCCAGTTGAAGAGGCACTAAGCTTTGCTAAATTGGCATTGCAATGTTCGGAGCTAAGAAAAAAAGATAGGCCAGATCTTGGAACAGTTGTAGTGCCAGAATTGGATCGTTTAAGAAACTTTGGATATGAATCAATTGGCCATAACAATATTCTTCCTTTTAGCAACTTCTATCATGCAACATCATTACTCCCACCTCGTTCACCTACACAAGTCATCAACAATATTTAA
- the LOC112697632 gene encoding U-box domain-containing protein 52-like isoform X2, which translates to MHFVGPLRILIIQSSLLFMSRIKKFLIVEGKNVFPPDEEDLENIFNQLRQECHPKVLKMKEAVIHDSDPVKAIIEYAERNRVHTLVLGAPTGSNKKNTLAKSLSLQFTKSSSKKVKGIEVATGVMRAVPEYISVYVIKKGKIVAARASTHPLIGATPPRQSSVDSLQYDLENKRASLVPPQLIRGLSTNSCSRSERIMNDNMRRRFSRLDSMAESVDLTSYRQRLSMTHDESSKAFDFNYSPSNWVIDDSSDKISPITNSPQTLKSSRSKREKSDVEAEMNQLKQMLKQTMDLYSVACKEAIAAQNKVREINQWKLKEAPKIEQARLAEEAAMALAEEEKAKAKAAMEKADEAMKMAEEEAKKRAEAERKAKLEAEEKERALNVLAYKDFRYRKYTIGDIEKATNNFSLSLRIGEGGYGPVFKGQLDHTPVAIKILRPDASQGRRQFHQEVEVLCSIRHPNMVLLLGACPDYGCLVYEFMDNGSLEDRLIRKNNTPPLSWPKRFEIAAEIATALLFLHQAKPEPIVHRDLKPANILLDRNFVSKISDVGLARLVPPSVADSVTQYYMTTAAGTMHYIDPEYQQTGKLRTKSDVYSLGIMLLQIITAKPPLGLTHQVKRAIEKGQFSNILDPSINDWPVEEALSFAKLALQCSELRKKDRPDLGTVVVPELDRLRNFGYESIGHNNILPFSNFYHATSLLPPRSPTQVINNI; encoded by the exons ATGCATTTCGTTGGGCCACTGAGAATATTGATAATCCAATCGTCATTGCTGTTCATGTCAAGGATAAAGAAATTCCTCATCGTAG AGGGCAAGAATGTTTTCCCACCTGACGAAGAAGATTtagaaaatattttcaatcaattgCGTCAAGAGTGTCATCCTAAAGTC CTAAAGATGAAAGAAGCTGTAATACATGATAGTGATCCTGTTAAAGCAATAATAGAATATGCAGAAAGGAATCGTGTTCATACCCTTGTTCTTGGTGCACCCACCGgctccaacaagaagaacacTTTGGCAAAATCTCTCTCTCTTCAATTCACTAAGTCATCAAGCAA GAAAGTGAAAGGCATAGAAGTAGCAACAGGTGTAATGAGAGCAGTCCCAGAATACATATCAGTGTATGTAATTAAAAAGGGAAAGATAGTGGCAGCAAGAGCATCAACACACCCATTGATTGGGGCAACACCACCAAGACAATCTAGTGTTGATTCTCTTCAATATGACTTGGAAAATAAAAG GGCATCATTAGTACCACCACAATTGATTAGAGGATTAAGCACCAACAGTTGTAGTAGATCTGAAAGAATAATGAATGATAACATGAGAAGGAGATTTTCAAGGTTGGATTCAATGGCGGAGAGCGTTGACCTAACTAGTTATCGACAAAGGTTATCAATGACCCATGATGAATCATCAAAAGCCTTTGACTTCAATTACTCTCCTTCTAATTGGGTCATTGATGATTCTTCCGACAAAATATCTCCTATCACAAATTCCCCCCAAACGTTGAAAAGCTCAAGATCCAAAAGAGAAAAG AGTGACGTTGAAGCTGAGATGAATCAATTGAAGCAAATGCTGAAGCAAACTATGGACTTGTACAGTGTAGCTTGCAAAGAAGCAATTGCAGCCCAAAATAAG GTTAGAGAAATTAATCAATGGAAATTGAAAGAGGCGCCTAAGATTGAGCAAGCTAGGCTAGCCGAAGAGGCGGCCATGGCGCTAGCCGAGGAGGAGAAGGCTAAGGCGAAGGCGGCGATGGAAAAGGCAGATGAAGCCATGAaaatggctgaagaagaagcaaaGAAAAGAGCAGAAGCAGAGAGGAAGGCTAAACTGGAGgcagaagagaaagagagggccTTAAATGTTTTGGCTTATAAGGATTTTAGGTACAGGAAATACACCATTGGGGACATTGAAAAAGCTACTAATAATTTCTCCCTATCATTGAGAATTGGTGAAGGTGGATATGGACCTGTCTTTAAAGGCCAACTTGATCATACCCCTGTTGCTATCAAAATTCTGAGACCTGATGCTTCACAGGGCAGGAGACAGTTTCATCAAGAG GTTGAGGTATTATGCAGCATTAGGCATCCTAATATGGTCCTTCTCCTTGGTGCTTGCCCTGACTATGGATGCTTAGTGTATGAATTCATGGATAATGGTAGCTTAGAAGATAGACTAATCCGAAAAAATAATACCCCTCCTCTCTCATGGCCAAAACGGTTTGAAATAGCGGCCGAGATAGCGACCGCGCTACTCTTTCTTCATCAGGCTAAACCGGAGCCAATCGTACACCGAGATCTTAAACCGGCCAACATTCTCCTCGACCGGAATTTCGTAAGCAAAATAAGTGACGTCGGCCTAGCCAGACTAGTGCCGCCGTCCGTGGCCGACTCCGTGACACAATACTACATGACCACGGCCGCCGGCACCATGCATTATATTGATCCGGAGTACCAACAAACCGGAAAACTAAGAACAAAATCGGATGTATACTCATTGGGAATAATGTTACTTCAAATAATAACGGCTAAGCCTCCATTAGGGTTAACTCATCAAGTTAAAAGGGCAATTGAAAAGGGTCAATTTTCTAATATTCTCGATCCTTCCATAAATGATTGGCCAGTTGAAGAGGCACTAAGCTTTGCTAAATTGGCATTGCAATGTTCGGAGCTAAGAAAAAAAGATAGGCCAGATCTTGGAACAGTTGTAGTGCCAGAATTGGATCGTTTAAGAAACTTTGGATATGAATCAATTGGCCATAACAATATTCTTCCTTTTAGCAACTTCTATCATGCAACATCATTACTCCCACCTCGTTCACCTACACAAGTCATCAACAATATTTAA